Within Actinosynnema pretiosum, the genomic segment CGCGCTGGACGTGCTGGACGCCGCGGAGCGGGCGCTGGGCGGGCCGGTCGAGCTGGTGGCGGGGCTGGGGCCGACGCGGGCGCGGGTCCGCGCGGCTGGGGTGCCCGGTGTGCTGGAGGCGGGGCGCGGGGCCCGGTCGCTGCGGGTGGTGATCACCGGCGCGGACGGCGAGCTGACCGCCGAACCCGCGTTCGACGGGCCGGACGGGGCGCTGGAGGACTTCGTGGCGCTGCTGCGCGGCGGCCCGGCGCCGCTGACGGACGTCGTGGCGCTGGGCTCGGTGCTGGCGGCCCGGCTCGCGTGGGTGACGGCGTGAGCGGGCGGACGGGCGCGCGGTCCGGGGTGGGCTCGGCGGCGGACGGGCGGGCAGCCGGCGTGGGCTCCCCCGCGCGGGAGCCCCTCGCGGCCGGGGTGCTCGCGGCGGTTCCGGGACCGGGTGTCGCCGAGGAGCTCGCCGCGCACGGCAACAACCTCGCCGAGCTGCTGCGCGCCCGCGCCGTCGAGCACGGCTGGTCGGGGCGGGTGGCGTTCGAGTGCGGCGGCGAGCGGGTCACCCACGGGCAGGTGCACGCGCGGGCCGCCGCGCGGTCGGCGGCGCTCGCGGCGCTGGGCGTGCGGGTGGGCGACCGGGTGGTGCTGGTGCTGGACGACGACGTCGACTTCGTGGTGCTGTTCCTGGCGGTGCTGCGGTTGGGGGCGGTCGCGGTGCCGGTGAACCCCCGGCTGCACCGGGGCGAGCTGGCGGCCTGCCTGACCGCCGCCGAGGCCGCGCTGGTGCTCTGCCGCGCGCGGGACGTGCCCGAACTGGCCGCGCGCACCCCGGCCGACCTGGACTTCCCCGCTCCCCCGGTCCCCGCCGCCGCGCTGCCGGACGAGCACCCCGCCTACGCCCTGTTCACCTCCGGCACCACCGGCGCGTCGCGGCTGTGCCCGCACGCCCACGCCGACCCGCTGGTGTACCAGCGCGCGTTCGGCGGCCCCGTGCTGCGGCTGACGCCCGACGACGTGGTGCACTCGGTGTCCAAGATGTACTTCGCCTACGGCCTGGGCAACTCACTGCTCTACCCGCTCCTGGCGGGCTGCCGCGCGGTGCTGGAACCGGGGCCGCCGCAGGCCGCGCGGGCGCTCGCGCTCGTCGACGAGCACCGGGTGAGCGTGCTGTTCTCGGTGCCCACGTTCTACTCGCGGCTGCTGACCGAACCGACGTGCGGGCTGCTGGCGGGGCTGCGGCTGGCGGTGACGGCGGGCGAGGTGCTGCCGCTGTCGCTGGAGCGCCGGTTGGGGGCGCTGCTGGGCGAGCGGCTGCTCAACGGGATCGGCACGACCGAGGTGGGGCAGGCGTTCACGTCCAACGCGGCGGGCGCGCACCGGATCGGCACGGTCGGGCGGGCGCTGCCGCCGTACGCGGTGCGGGTGGTGGACGAGCCGGGCGCGGTGGTCGGGGCGGACGTGGTGGGGCGGTTGCAGGTGCGCGGGCCGACGGTGAGCGCGGGCGCGCGGCCGGACGGCGGGCCGGGGCGCGAGCCGGGCTGGTACACGACCGGTGACCTGGCCTCGTGCGACGCGGACGGCTACCTGGTGGTGACCGGGCGGGCGGACGACATCGAGAACGTGGGCGGCATCAAGGTGCACCCGGTGGACGTGGAGTCGCTGCTGGCCGAGCACCCGCTGGTGGTGGAGGCGGCGGTGTGCGCGGTGCGGGAGGGCGGGCGGAGCGGGTTGCGGGCGTACGTGGTGCGCTCGGGTGGTGAGGCGGAGGGTGGTCCGGACGACGGGGACCTGGCGGAGGAGCTGCTGGCCGCCGCGCGCGCCGGGCTGACCACCTACAAGGTGCCGCGCGCGGTGGTGTTCGTGCCCGCGCTGCCGCGCACCGGGTCGGGGAAGCTGCGCAGGCACGTGGTGCGGGGCTGGGTGGACCGGTGAGCGCTCAGAACTCCGGGTACTCGGCGCACAGCCGCCCGCCGAACCGCGTCCGGGCGTGCTCGCGCATCCTCGGGCCGTAGACGGGGTGGTCGGCGAGCTGGGTGTAGGAGGTCAGCTCGCCGATGTCCACGATCCCGGCCTTGACCGCGAGGTAGACGTCGAAGCCGGGGTACATCAGGCCGACGAACGGCAGGTCGTCCACGTCCAGCGCGAGCACCGGGTGCTCCCCCGTGGAGTCGGGCTCGCCGACCGCGTAGACGCGCCGCGAGTCCGAGCCGCCGGGCAGCAGGAAGCACTCGGGGAACAGCCCGGCCAGCGGCGCGTACAGCTCGCCCCAGCCGGGGCCGTAGCACTCGGTGGCGACGCGGTCGAGCGGGCGCGGGGACAGCTCGCCGTCGTCGGTGAACCAGCCTTCGCGGCGCAGCAGGCCGGTGTCGAAGGCCAGCCAGGCGCGCAGGCTGGGCGGGAGCGGTCTGCCGGACGGGAAGGTCGCGCCCGCCAGCCACTCGGCGGGCGCGGGCTCGGGTTCGCCCTCGACCCACGGGTGGTCGTAGAAGTCGAACATGGACCGGTGCGGGTCGCGCCGCACCGACTCGACGGCCCGCTCGGCGAGCGCGACCCCGTGTGCTCCGTCTGCCATGGCCGGGAAGCTAGCAGCGACCCCCGACAGCGGCGGCTCAGCCCGCCGAGCGCCTGCCTCGGGCCCGGCGGACCGTCATGAACCACAGGACGTAGCCGGCCACCAGCCAGAGGAGCGCGCGCACCGGGTGCAGCGCCTCCCCGGCCCCCTCCCGCACCCAGGTCACCGCGATCTGGGAGAGGCTGAGCGCGACCACCGCGAAGACGAGCGCGACGCCCTCCCTGGCGTTCACGGGCAGGAACCTGCGGGCGCCGAGAGCCCGGTGCGCGGGTGTGGGCCCCTGGTGCTCGTCCGCGACGCGGACGACGTAGCCGACCAGGAGGAACAGCGGGATGGCGAGCGGGGCCACGACCAGCGGCGGGACCTGGAGCAGCAGCAGGACGACCACGGTCAGCCCCAGCAGCGCCAAGCAGGCCAGCGCGAGCAGGATCTTCCGCTTGGCCGTCGCCCCGTCCAAGGCCGCCCCCCTCATCTCGCGGGCGCGACCGGGACGCCCCCGCACCCCTGGTACCCCGCGCTGGACACGAGCCCTCCACGCGGGTGACCCACGTCACAGGCGTGTGATTCAACGGAACGGGCCCCCGGCGGGTTTCCAGGCCGCAAGCGACCCGACGAACCAGAAGGAGGCGGGGTGCAGGTCGACTACGACCAGTTCGTGACCGATCGCCTCGACCAGCTCCTGCGCTACGCCACCGCGCTCACCTGCGACAAGCACCTGGCGCAGGACATCGTGCAGGACGTGCTGCTGCGGGCGAGGCAGAAGTGGGCCCGGATCGGCGCGCTGGAGGTGCCCTACCTGTACCTCAAGCGCATGGTCACCAACGACTACCTGTCGTGGCGGCGGCGGCGCGCGGCGCGCGAGGTGCTCACCGGGCACGGCGGGTTCGACGAGGTGGGGCCGGTGGTGGCTGACCACGCCGAGCGGCACGCGGAGCGCGACGCGATGCGCGCCCTGATCGCCGCCCTGCCGCGCAAGCAGCGGGCGGCGGTCGTGCTGCGCTACTACGAGGACAGCAGCGACGAGGAGATCGCGTCGGTGCTGAAGTGCTCGGTGGGCACGGTGCGCAGCAACATCTCCCGCGCGCTGGCGAAGCTGCGGGTCCAGCGGAGCGAACAGCCGGAGGTGCTGCGATGACCGACCAGGAAGCGCTGATCAGGGCCGCGCTCGCGGCGCAGGCCCAGGAGCGGGTGGACCACCGGGAGGTGGCGGCGCGGGTGCGCACGGCCGCGGCGCCGCGCCGCCGGGGTGCGCTGATCGCGGCCGGGGTGCTCACGGCCGCTGCCGCGGTGGCCGCCGTGGTGGTGCCGATGACGTTGCGGGACGCGCCCGCCGAGCGGCGGGAGGTGGCCACCGGCGCCACCGCGCAGGAGCAGACCGTGCTGCTGCTGGGCGTGGACACCGGGGAGGGGGCGGACCGGCCTTCCCACGCGGACACGGCGGTGCTGCTGCGGATCTTCCCGGACGGCCGGGTCAGCGGGGTGTCCCTGCCGCGCGACCTGCGGGTCACCGGCGCGGACGGCCGGGCCACCAGGCTGGCGACGGCCTACGCGGCGGGCCACGAGCAGGCCGGGCAGGAGGGGCGGGACGCGGTCGCCGGGGGCGCCGGGGCCGCGCTGGACGCGGTCGCCGAGGTGACCGGGGTCAGGGCGGACCACTGGGCCGTGGCGTCGATGGACCGGTTCGCCGAGCTCAGCGACCTGGTCGGCGGGGTGCGGGTGTGCCTGAGCCAGCAGGCGCGGGACGAGTACGCGGGGGTGGACCTGGCGGCCGGTGAGCACGTCCTGCGGGGCGAGGAGGCGCTGGGCTTCCTGCGGCAGCGGCGCGGCCTGGAGCAGGGCGACCTGGACCGGGTGACCCGGATGCAGGCGTTCCTGCAGGGGCTGCGGACCTCGGTGCTCGACTCCGGGGTGCTCGGCGACCCGGCGAAGCTGACCGGGCTGTTCGACCGGGCCCGCGACGCGGTGCGCACCGACGACGGCTGGGACCCGGCGTCCGCCGCCGCGTCGCTGAGCGGCGCCGGGGGCTGGCGCTTCACCACCCTGCCGGGGTCGGAGGGCGTGACGGACGAGGGGGTGCACGTGGTGGACACCGATCCGGCGCGGGCTCGGGCGTTCGTCGCCGAGGCGCTCCGCGGGTCGTCGGGCTCGGGGACCGGGGGCGGCGGGGACGGGCCGGTGTGCGTGCGGTAGCCCGCTGATCGCAGGCGCGCCCCGGCGGAATCCCGCCTCCGGGGCGCGCCGCGTCACGCGGCGCGGGGACGGGTCAGGGCGACGACGCCCACCACCGGTCCCAGCGCCAGGACGACGAGGGCGTAGCGCCAGGTCACGACCTCGGCGACGACCGGGACGAGCTGGATGGCGACCACGGTGAGCAGGAACCCGGCCGCGGTCTGCGCGGTCAGCGCGGTGCCCGCGCGGGGGCCGTCGACGACCTCGCTGAGCATCGTGGAGAACACCCCGGAGTCGGCGATCACCGCCGCGCCCCACACCGCCGCGAACGCCAGCAGCACCGGTGGGCTCGCGGCGTGGGCGAGCGGGGAGAGCAGGCAGCACGCGCCGCTGAGGGCGAGGGCGGTGGCGGCGGCGCGGGGGCGGCCGAAGCGGTCGGCCGCCCAGCCGCCGACCAGGCAGCCCGCGACGCCCGCGACGCCGACGGCGGCGAACGCGGCCAGTCCCGCGACGCGGGGGTCGAGGTCGCGCACGGCGTCCGCGCCGAACAGCGGCAGCCACGTCCACAGCGCGTACAGCTCCCACATGTGCCCCAGGTAGCCGAGGTTGACCAGGCGGGGCGCGCGGTCGCGGAGCAGGGTGAGCGCGTAGGCCGGGTCGCGGGCGGGCGCGGACCTGGCCAGGTGGGGTCCGGCGCGCAGCAGGGTGGCCGAGAGCAGCGCGGCGACGAGGGTG encodes:
- a CDS encoding SigE family RNA polymerase sigma factor; translated protein: MQVDYDQFVTDRLDQLLRYATALTCDKHLAQDIVQDVLLRARQKWARIGALEVPYLYLKRMVTNDYLSWRRRRAAREVLTGHGGFDEVGPVVADHAERHAERDAMRALIAALPRKQRAAVVLRYYEDSSDEEIASVLKCSVGTVRSNISRALAKLRVQRSEQPEVLR
- a CDS encoding MFS transporter; this translates as MDPRTTPAAQRALIAAVQVLGLATWFSASAVVPSLRAEWGVDLAAAVWLTAATQLGFVVGAVASAALALADRVPAHLLLAAGATGAATSTLVFALLADGLAAAVPLRFATGLFLAGVYPVGMKLMASWATPDRRARAMGLLIGALTLGSALPHLIGVLAWPWRPLVSAAACATLVAALLSATLLRAGPHLARSAPARDPAYALTLLRDRAPRLVNLGYLGHMWELYALWTWLPLFGADAVRDLDPRVAGLAAFAAVGVAGVAGCLVGGWAADRFGRPRAAATALALSGACCLLSPLAHAASPPVLLAFAAVWGAAVIADSGVFSTMLSEVVDGPRAGTALTAQTAAGFLLTVVAIQLVPVVAEVVTWRYALVVLALGPVVGVVALTRPRAA
- a CDS encoding AMP-binding protein produces the protein MSGRTGARSGVGSAADGRAAGVGSPAREPLAAGVLAAVPGPGVAEELAAHGNNLAELLRARAVEHGWSGRVAFECGGERVTHGQVHARAAARSAALAALGVRVGDRVVLVLDDDVDFVVLFLAVLRLGAVAVPVNPRLHRGELAACLTAAEAALVLCRARDVPELAARTPADLDFPAPPVPAAALPDEHPAYALFTSGTTGASRLCPHAHADPLVYQRAFGGPVLRLTPDDVVHSVSKMYFAYGLGNSLLYPLLAGCRAVLEPGPPQAARALALVDEHRVSVLFSVPTFYSRLLTEPTCGLLAGLRLAVTAGEVLPLSLERRLGALLGERLLNGIGTTEVGQAFTSNAAGAHRIGTVGRALPPYAVRVVDEPGAVVGADVVGRLQVRGPTVSAGARPDGGPGREPGWYTTGDLASCDADGYLVVTGRADDIENVGGIKVHPVDVESLLAEHPLVVEAAVCAVREGGRSGLRAYVVRSGGEAEGGPDDGDLAEELLAAARAGLTTYKVPRAVVFVPALPRTGSGKLRRHVVRGWVDR
- a CDS encoding LCP family protein; this translates as MTDQEALIRAALAAQAQERVDHREVAARVRTAAAPRRRGALIAAGVLTAAAAVAAVVVPMTLRDAPAERREVATGATAQEQTVLLLGVDTGEGADRPSHADTAVLLRIFPDGRVSGVSLPRDLRVTGADGRATRLATAYAAGHEQAGQEGRDAVAGGAGAALDAVAEVTGVRADHWAVASMDRFAELSDLVGGVRVCLSQQARDEYAGVDLAAGEHVLRGEEALGFLRQRRGLEQGDLDRVTRMQAFLQGLRTSVLDSGVLGDPAKLTGLFDRARDAVRTDDGWDPASAAASLSGAGGWRFTTLPGSEGVTDEGVHVVDTDPARARAFVAEALRGSSGSGTGGGGDGPVCVR